The following proteins come from a genomic window of Actinomarinicola tropica:
- a CDS encoding peroxiredoxin, translating into MALHIGDTAPDFTAESTEGTINFHEYLGDGWGVLFSHPADFTPVCTTELGRVAALKPEWEKRNVKVLGLSVDPLDDHQRWSGDIAETQGTALNYPLIADPERKVADLYDMVPPAAENNLTVRSVFVVGPDKKVKLIITYPASTGRNFDEILRVIDSLQLTADYSVATPVDWKDGDDVIIVPAVSDEEAKERFPKGFTAVKPYLRTTPQPNR; encoded by the coding sequence ATGGCACTGCACATCGGCGACACCGCACCCGACTTCACCGCCGAGTCCACCGAGGGAACGATCAACTTCCACGAGTACCTCGGCGACGGCTGGGGCGTGCTGTTCTCGCACCCCGCCGACTTCACGCCCGTGTGCACCACCGAGCTCGGCCGGGTGGCGGCCCTGAAGCCGGAGTGGGAGAAGCGCAACGTCAAGGTCCTCGGCCTCTCGGTCGACCCGCTCGACGACCACCAGCGCTGGAGCGGCGACATCGCCGAGACCCAGGGCACGGCGCTCAACTACCCGCTGATCGCCGACCCCGAGCGCAAGGTCGCCGACCTCTACGACATGGTCCCCCCGGCGGCGGAGAACAACCTGACCGTCCGCTCGGTCTTCGTCGTCGGACCGGACAAGAAGGTGAAGCTGATCATCACCTATCCGGCGAGCACCGGGCGCAACTTCGACGAGATCCTCCGCGTGATCGACTCGCTGCAGCTCACCGCCGACTACTCGGTGGCCACGCCGGTCGACTGGAAGGACGGCGACGACGTCATCATCGTCCCCGCCGTGTCGGACGAGGAGGCCAAGGAGCGCTTCCCGAAGGGGTTCACCGCCGTGAAGCCCTACCTCCGGACCACCCCGCAGCCCAACCGCTGA